From Amycolatopsis sp. cg9, one genomic window encodes:
- a CDS encoding glycosyltransferase — protein MTAFLRRHWLLLLLLVPAIALRVLTWLAYRPALLYIDSFRYLDNLHALRADQLNPIGYDLVLRPLLAVGGLAWVAAVQHAGGILIAIGAYALVLRLGGRPWVAALAAVPVLLDAYQLQIEQNIMSEVVFEAVLLGLLWLLLGRGAPGWKRAGAAGLLLGFGVLTRLIGISLALPLLVFLVVAGGAWRHWAGWRRAGIGLLGLLAVLVPYSARVHSETGKWGLTGPSGNMLYGRTAAVADCANLHLGPTLQVFCPAEPRETRLVDNYTHADLDPNWPGPLPPGADKAALAHEFAIDVLEEQPGDVAAAILGDFAKSFAWSREQDPADVPLDRWQFQPTYPQWADQSLIDLVTRQNDGVVASVDQPLAKVLRDYQLGGGYVSGGVLGIGALLGLLTVFRRKKPLDRARAGALLAASSGLVLLFASAVFQFSWRYQIPALVLFPVAGALGFTTLTSAGRRRLAAFPDDVDAGALAEFHRRHPELALAPLTVVIAAYNEAGGIGEVLEKMPDRCLGMPVDVLVVVDGGTDDTAAIAEARGAYVCVAPRNRGQGAALRLGYHLAAECGAEYIVTTDADGQYDNSELEALARPVVEGTADFVTGSRRLGHEEADSRVRWLGVRVFAALASVLTARRITDTSFGFRAMPAELACSVPLNEPQYQSSELLLGVTARGARVTELPMSMRLRKAGKSKKGGSLVYGANYARVMTGTWWRGYVLRRGRTRRGRAG, from the coding sequence GTGACGGCGTTCCTGCGCCGCCACTGGCTGCTGCTCCTGCTCCTCGTCCCGGCGATCGCCCTCCGGGTGCTGACCTGGCTCGCCTACCGGCCCGCGCTGCTGTACATCGATTCGTTCCGCTACCTCGACAACCTGCACGCCCTGCGCGCGGACCAGCTGAACCCGATCGGCTACGACCTCGTGCTGCGGCCGCTGCTGGCCGTCGGCGGCCTGGCGTGGGTGGCGGCGGTCCAGCACGCCGGCGGGATCCTGATCGCGATCGGCGCCTACGCGCTGGTGCTGCGGCTCGGCGGCCGCCCGTGGGTCGCGGCGCTCGCCGCGGTGCCGGTGCTGCTCGACGCTTACCAGCTGCAGATCGAGCAGAACATCATGTCCGAGGTCGTCTTCGAGGCGGTGCTCCTCGGGCTCCTGTGGCTGCTGCTCGGCCGGGGTGCGCCGGGCTGGAAACGCGCCGGCGCGGCGGGATTGCTGCTCGGGTTCGGCGTGCTGACGCGGCTGATCGGCATCTCCCTCGCCCTGCCGCTGCTGGTGTTCCTGGTCGTCGCCGGGGGAGCGTGGCGGCACTGGGCGGGCTGGCGCCGGGCCGGCATCGGGCTGCTCGGCCTGCTGGCGGTGCTCGTGCCGTACTCGGCGCGGGTGCACTCGGAGACCGGGAAGTGGGGGCTGACCGGCCCGTCGGGCAACATGCTCTACGGCCGCACCGCCGCCGTCGCCGACTGCGCGAACCTCCACCTCGGCCCGACGCTGCAGGTCTTCTGCCCGGCCGAGCCGCGCGAGACCCGGCTGGTGGACAACTACACGCACGCCGACCTCGACCCGAACTGGCCGGGCCCGCTCCCGCCGGGCGCCGACAAGGCCGCGCTGGCCCACGAGTTCGCGATCGACGTCCTGGAGGAGCAGCCCGGCGACGTCGCCGCGGCGATCCTGGGCGACTTCGCCAAGAGCTTCGCCTGGAGCCGCGAACAGGACCCGGCCGACGTGCCGCTCGACCGGTGGCAGTTCCAGCCGACCTACCCGCAGTGGGCCGACCAGTCGCTGATCGACCTGGTCACCCGGCAGAACGACGGCGTCGTCGCGAGCGTCGACCAGCCGCTGGCGAAGGTCCTGCGCGACTACCAGCTGGGCGGCGGGTACGTCTCCGGTGGAGTGCTCGGCATCGGCGCGCTGCTCGGCCTGCTGACCGTTTTCCGGCGCAAGAAGCCCCTGGACCGGGCCCGGGCGGGCGCGCTGCTGGCGGCGTCGAGCGGGCTGGTGCTGCTCTTCGCCTCGGCGGTGTTCCAGTTCTCCTGGCGCTACCAGATCCCGGCGCTGGTGCTGTTCCCGGTGGCCGGCGCGCTCGGCTTCACGACACTGACCTCGGCCGGCCGGAGGCGCCTCGCCGCCTTCCCCGACGACGTCGACGCCGGGGCGCTGGCCGAGTTCCACCGCCGCCACCCGGAGCTGGCGCTGGCTCCGCTGACCGTCGTCATCGCCGCCTACAACGAGGCCGGCGGCATCGGCGAGGTCCTGGAGAAGATGCCGGACCGGTGCCTCGGGATGCCGGTGGACGTCCTCGTCGTCGTCGACGGCGGGACCGACGACACGGCCGCGATCGCCGAGGCGCGCGGCGCGTACGTGTGCGTGGCGCCGCGCAACCGCGGCCAGGGCGCCGCGCTGCGCCTGGGTTACCACCTGGCGGCGGAGTGCGGCGCCGAGTACATCGTCACGACCGACGCCGACGGGCAGTACGACAACAGCGAGCTGGAAGCGCTGGCTCGCCCGGTCGTCGAGGGCACGGCGGACTTCGTCACCGGGTCCCGGCGGCTCGGGCACGAGGAGGCCGACAGCCGCGTCCGGTGGCTCGGCGTGCGGGTGTTCGCCGCGCTGGCGTCGGTGCTGACCGCGCGGCGGATCACCGACACGTCCTTCGGCTTCCGCGCGATGCCGGCCGAGCTGGCCTGCTCGGTGCCGCTCAACGAGCCCCAGTACCAGTCGTCGGAGCTGCTGCTCGGCGTCACCGCGCGCGGCGCCCGGGTCACCGAGCTGCCGATGAGCATGCGGCTGCGCAAGGCGGGCAAGAGCAAGAAGGGCGGCAGCCTGGTCTACGGCGCGAACTACGCCCGCGTCATGACCGGGACGTGGTGGCGGGGGTACGTGCTGCGCCGCGGCCGAACACGACGCGGTCGAGCAGGGTGA
- a CDS encoding NAD-dependent epimerase/dehydratase family protein, producing the protein MASAHGPDRTSVVVTGGSGFIGRAVVRALLDRGVPVTVVDRVPFPDDLDGVRVVTGDLREAAVREEAVTTETAGIVHLAALTSVLKSVELPEDTFADNVLVTQELLELARRREVPKFLLASTNAVIGDVGTATITPDLPLRPLTPYGATKAACEMLLSGYAGAYGMTTCALRFTNVYGPGMSHKDSFVPRMMRAALSGTGVKVYGDGRQRRDLVHVDDVVRAILSALDSGHTGRAIVGAGRSVSVLEMVDAVREVTGAELPVEHVDAPAGEMPAVVVDVSASAGTIGYRPEVSLVDGLATAWKYFSGLDRPNATP; encoded by the coding sequence ATGGCGAGTGCGCACGGTCCTGATCGGACGTCCGTGGTCGTGACCGGCGGCAGCGGCTTCATCGGCCGGGCCGTCGTGCGCGCCCTCCTCGACCGGGGCGTCCCGGTCACCGTCGTGGACCGGGTGCCCTTCCCCGATGACCTCGACGGGGTCCGCGTGGTGACCGGCGACCTCCGCGAGGCCGCCGTCCGCGAGGAGGCCGTGACCACGGAGACCGCGGGGATCGTGCACCTGGCCGCGCTGACGTCGGTGCTGAAGTCCGTCGAGCTGCCCGAGGACACCTTCGCCGACAACGTCCTGGTCACCCAGGAACTGCTCGAGCTCGCCCGCCGCCGCGAGGTGCCGAAGTTCCTGCTCGCCTCCACCAACGCGGTGATCGGCGACGTCGGCACCGCGACGATCACCCCGGACCTCCCGCTGCGGCCGCTGACGCCGTACGGCGCGACCAAGGCGGCGTGCGAAATGCTGCTCTCGGGCTACGCCGGCGCGTACGGCATGACGACGTGCGCGTTGCGGTTCACCAACGTCTACGGCCCGGGAATGTCCCACAAGGACAGTTTCGTGCCGCGCATGATGCGCGCCGCGTTGTCCGGCACCGGCGTCAAGGTCTACGGCGACGGCCGCCAGCGCCGCGACCTCGTGCACGTCGACGACGTCGTCCGCGCGATCCTCTCGGCCCTCGACAGCGGCCACACCGGCCGCGCGATCGTCGGCGCCGGGCGCTCGGTGTCGGTGCTGGAGATGGTCGACGCCGTCCGCGAGGTGACCGGCGCCGAGCTGCCCGTCGAGCACGTCGACGCGCCGGCGGGGGAGATGCCCGCGGTGGTCGTCGACGTCTCGGCGAGCGCGGGGACCATCGGGTACCGCCCGGAGGTCTCGCTGGTCGACGGGCTGGCCACGGCGTGGAAGTACTTCTCCGGGCTCGACCGTCCGAACGCGACACCGTGA
- a CDS encoding LuxR C-terminal-related transcriptional regulator, whose product MSSELTARCLHRTLEVVRELKAAGPGEGLAALGRLVGCDVVSCTSTEHTTRRLTGTVTDRPEHNLMRHAEFRALAHQHPGFAAYRSGALRLGTAAALTDLADLRTLRGLPFYTDFYRPRGTVDQLLCVVQVDDRHGRVLTLSRSRPGFSARDHDLVELLTPHLAQAFARHERPAVRPVPGTAPELTAREQQVADLVARAATDREIARRLGISPRTVQKHLQRIYRKLDVTSRTELLLHVTGEKS is encoded by the coding sequence GTGAGCAGTGAACTGACGGCGCGGTGCCTGCACCGCACCCTCGAGGTGGTGCGCGAGCTGAAGGCGGCGGGCCCCGGCGAAGGCCTGGCCGCGCTGGGCCGCCTGGTCGGCTGCGACGTCGTCTCGTGCACGAGCACCGAGCACACGACCCGCCGCCTGACCGGCACGGTGACCGACCGGCCGGAGCACAACCTGATGCGCCACGCGGAGTTCCGGGCGCTGGCGCACCAGCACCCGGGGTTCGCGGCGTACCGCTCGGGGGCATTGCGGCTCGGCACGGCGGCCGCGTTGACCGACCTGGCCGACCTCCGGACGCTGCGCGGCCTGCCGTTCTACACCGACTTCTACCGGCCGCGCGGGACCGTCGACCAGCTGCTGTGCGTGGTCCAGGTCGACGATCGGCACGGGCGCGTCCTGACGCTCAGCCGGTCGCGGCCCGGGTTCTCCGCCCGCGACCACGACCTGGTCGAGCTGCTCACGCCCCACCTGGCCCAGGCGTTCGCCCGGCACGAGCGCCCGGCGGTCCGGCCGGTCCCCGGCACGGCTCCGGAGCTGACCGCCCGCGAACAGCAGGTGGCCGATCTGGTCGCGCGGGCCGCCACGGACCGCGAGATCGCCCGCCGCCTCGGCATCAGCCCGCGGACGGTCCAGAAGCACCTGCAGCGGATCTACCGCAAGCTCGACGTCACCAGCCGCACCGAACTGCTGCTCCACGTCACTGGTGAAAAGTCGTGA
- the gcvP gene encoding aminomethyl-transferring glycine dehydrogenase: MHPSLASLEQGTPFADRHIGPGPDQLGRILDVIGVASLDELAGHAVPESLRASAEPLELPPAASEAQALAELRALAARNRPTAAMIGLGYHDTVTPPVIRRNVLENPAWYTAYTPYQPEISQGRLEALLNFQTVVADLTALPIANASLLDEATAAAEAMTLVRRAGKSASNRFVADRDTLPQTLAVLRTRAEPLGIELVVEDLSQGLTGLGLGGDFFGVLLAYPGASGAVHELDLTIAEAKKHGAAVIVAADPLALTLLRPPGELGADVAIGSTQRFGVPLGFGGPHAAYLAVRKGLERQLPGRLVGVSKDADGAPAYRLALQTREQHIRREKATSNICTAQVLLAVMASMYAVYHGPDGLRAIALRTHRMATVLAAGLAEGGVEVVHGEFFDTVTAAVPGRADAVVAAARDLGVSLRRIDADHVGVACDETTTRERLSFVWKAFGVSVSDVDGLDADTADALPAPLRRTSEFLTHPVFHEHRSETAMLRYLRRLADRDYALDRGMIPLGSCTMKLNATAEMEPVTWPEFAGLHPFAPAEDAAGLLEVVADLTDWLARITGYDAVSLQPNAGSQGEFAGLLAIRAYHRSRGEDARDVCLIPASAHGTNAASAVMAGMRVVVVRCGDTGNIDLAHLRSTVDEHRGDLAAIMLTYPSTHGVYEDTVGEVCAAVHDAGGQVYVDGANLNALIGVAQYGRFGADVSHLNLHKTFCIPHGGGGPGVGPIGVRAHLAPFLPNHPLQPAVGPATGVGPVSAAPWGSASILPISWAYVRMMGAVGLRRATLVAVANANYVARRLGEHYPVLYTGRSGFVAHECILDLRPLTKATGVTVDDVAKRLADYGLHAPTMSFPVAGTLMVEPTESEDLAELDRFCAAMVAIRAEIDRVGSGEWPLAESPLRLAPHTAGCLAGDWNRPYSRETAVFPAGRTAAKIWPPVRRIDGASGDRTLICSCPPPEAFTTFHQ, from the coding sequence GTGCACCCGTCACTCGCCTCGCTGGAGCAGGGGACCCCCTTCGCCGACCGGCACATCGGGCCTGGTCCGGACCAGCTCGGCCGGATCCTCGACGTCATCGGCGTCGCTTCCCTCGACGAACTCGCCGGGCACGCCGTCCCCGAGTCGCTGCGCGCGTCCGCCGAGCCGCTCGAACTGCCCCCGGCGGCCTCCGAAGCCCAGGCGCTGGCCGAACTGCGCGCGCTGGCCGCCCGCAACCGCCCGACCGCCGCGATGATCGGGCTCGGCTACCACGACACCGTGACGCCGCCCGTGATCCGGCGGAACGTGCTCGAGAACCCGGCCTGGTACACCGCCTACACGCCGTACCAGCCGGAAATCTCCCAAGGGCGGCTCGAAGCGCTGCTCAACTTCCAGACCGTGGTCGCGGACCTGACCGCGCTGCCGATCGCGAACGCCTCCCTCCTCGACGAAGCCACCGCGGCCGCCGAGGCGATGACGCTGGTGCGGCGGGCCGGGAAGTCCGCGTCGAACCGGTTCGTCGCCGACCGCGACACCCTGCCGCAGACCCTCGCCGTGCTGCGGACGCGGGCCGAGCCGCTGGGGATCGAGCTGGTCGTGGAAGACCTGTCCCAGGGACTCACCGGACTCGGGCTCGGCGGGGACTTCTTCGGCGTGCTGCTGGCCTACCCGGGTGCGTCCGGCGCCGTGCACGAGCTCGACCTGACCATCGCGGAAGCCAAGAAGCACGGCGCCGCGGTGATCGTGGCCGCCGACCCCCTCGCCCTGACGTTGTTGCGGCCGCCGGGTGAGCTCGGCGCCGACGTCGCCATCGGGTCGACGCAGCGGTTCGGCGTCCCGCTCGGCTTCGGCGGTCCGCACGCGGCGTACCTCGCGGTGCGGAAAGGCCTGGAGCGCCAGCTGCCCGGCCGCCTGGTCGGCGTGTCGAAGGACGCGGACGGCGCGCCCGCGTACCGGCTCGCCCTGCAGACGCGCGAGCAGCACATCCGCCGCGAGAAGGCGACCTCGAACATCTGCACCGCGCAGGTCCTGCTGGCGGTCATGGCGTCGATGTACGCCGTGTACCACGGGCCCGACGGGCTCCGCGCGATCGCGCTGCGGACCCACCGGATGGCCACCGTGCTCGCCGCCGGCCTGGCCGAAGGCGGCGTGGAGGTCGTGCACGGCGAATTCTTCGACACCGTGACCGCGGCGGTGCCGGGCCGGGCCGACGCGGTCGTCGCGGCGGCCCGCGACCTCGGCGTCTCCCTGCGCCGGATCGACGCCGACCACGTCGGCGTCGCCTGCGACGAAACGACCACACGGGAGCGGCTTTCGTTCGTGTGGAAGGCGTTCGGCGTCTCGGTGTCCGATGTGGACGGCCTGGACGCGGACACGGCCGACGCGCTCCCGGCCCCGCTGCGGCGCACGAGCGAGTTCCTCACGCACCCGGTGTTCCACGAGCACCGGTCGGAAACCGCGATGCTGCGGTACCTGCGCCGGCTGGCCGACCGGGACTACGCGCTCGACCGCGGCATGATCCCGCTCGGCTCGTGCACGATGAAGCTCAACGCCACCGCGGAGATGGAACCGGTCACCTGGCCGGAGTTCGCCGGGCTGCACCCGTTCGCGCCCGCCGAGGACGCCGCCGGGCTCCTCGAAGTCGTGGCCGACCTGACCGACTGGCTCGCGCGGATCACCGGCTACGACGCGGTTTCCCTGCAGCCGAACGCCGGCAGCCAGGGTGAGTTCGCGGGCCTGCTGGCGATCCGCGCCTACCACCGTTCGCGCGGCGAGGACGCGCGGGACGTCTGCCTGATCCCGGCCAGCGCGCACGGCACGAACGCGGCGAGCGCGGTGATGGCGGGCATGCGGGTGGTCGTCGTCCGCTGCGGCGACACCGGGAACATCGACCTCGCGCACCTGCGGTCCACTGTGGACGAGCACCGCGGCGACCTGGCCGCGATCATGCTGACCTACCCGTCGACGCACGGGGTGTACGAGGACACCGTCGGCGAGGTCTGCGCGGCGGTGCACGACGCGGGCGGGCAGGTCTACGTCGACGGCGCCAACCTCAACGCGCTGATCGGCGTCGCCCAGTACGGCCGGTTCGGCGCCGACGTCTCGCACCTCAACCTGCACAAGACGTTCTGCATCCCGCACGGTGGCGGCGGTCCCGGCGTCGGCCCGATCGGGGTGCGCGCGCACCTGGCGCCGTTCCTGCCGAACCACCCGCTGCAGCCGGCGGTCGGTCCCGCGACCGGCGTCGGCCCGGTCAGCGCGGCGCCCTGGGGCAGCGCGTCGATCCTGCCGATCTCGTGGGCGTACGTCCGGATGATGGGCGCCGTCGGCCTGCGCCGGGCGACGCTCGTGGCGGTGGCCAACGCCAACTACGTCGCCCGGCGCCTCGGCGAGCACTACCCGGTGCTGTATACCGGCCGGTCGGGTTTCGTGGCGCACGAGTGCATCCTGGACCTGCGGCCGCTGACGAAGGCGACGGGCGTGACCGTGGACGACGTCGCGAAGCGGCTGGCGGACTACGGGCTGCACGCGCCGACGATGTCGTTCCCGGTCGCGGGCACGCTGATGGTCGAGCCGACCGAGAGCGAGGACCTGGCGGAGCTGGACCGCTTCTGCGCGGCGATGGTCGCGATCCGCGCGGAGATCGACCGCGTCGGGTCGGGGGAGTGGCCGCTGGCGGAGTCCCCGTTGCGGCTGGCCCCGCACACCGCGGGCTGCCTGGCCGGCGACTGGAACCGCCCGTACAGCCGGGAGACGGCGGTGTTCCCCGCCGGCCGCACCGCGGCGAAGATCTGGCCCCCGGTCCGCCGCATCGACGGTGCGTCCGGCGACCGCACCCTGATCTGCTCCTGCCCACCGCCGGAGGCCTTCACGACTTTTCACCAGTGA
- a CDS encoding MerR family transcriptional regulator, with protein MVEAGSEKQPVEVASGEQGELFPDNSLPDELVGYRGPAACQIAGITYRQLDYWARTKLVAPSIRTAHGSGSQRLYSFKDILVLKVVKRLLDTGVSLQNIRVAVDHLRVRGVRDLARVTLFSDGTTVYECTSPEEIVDLLQGGQGVFGIAVSGAMQEISGTIHEFPAERADGGVVETHQPDELTQRRNARKTG; from the coding sequence GTGGTCGAGGCTGGTTCCGAGAAGCAGCCTGTTGAGGTCGCGAGTGGCGAGCAGGGTGAGCTGTTCCCCGACAACTCGCTGCCGGACGAGCTGGTGGGCTACCGCGGGCCGGCCGCGTGCCAGATCGCCGGGATCACCTACCGCCAGCTCGACTACTGGGCCCGGACGAAGCTGGTCGCACCCAGCATCCGCACGGCGCACGGCTCCGGCTCGCAGCGGCTGTACTCGTTCAAGGACATCCTGGTCCTCAAGGTCGTCAAGCGGCTGCTGGACACCGGGGTCTCGCTCCAGAACATCCGGGTCGCCGTCGACCACCTGCGCGTGCGCGGGGTCCGAGACCTGGCCCGGGTGACGCTGTTCTCCGACGGCACCACCGTCTACGAGTGCACCTCGCCGGAGGAGATCGTCGACCTGCTCCAGGGCGGCCAGGGCGTCTTCGGCATCGCGGTCAGCGGTGCCATGCAGGAGATCAGCGGGACCATCCACGAATTCCCGGCCGAACGCGCCGACGGCGGGGTCGTCGAGACGCACCAGCCGGACGAGCTCACCCAGCGCCGCAACGCACGCAAGACCGGTTGA
- a CDS encoding TetR/AcrR family transcriptional regulator, whose translation MQVNTDLMAELGLSPAEAARRAQIIGATIGVLADLGYRRTTFAKIKERAGLSSTRLISYHFTNKAGLMQAVLSTVVETKNEYLAERTGGGLDPADRPGYLRAHIETSIAFLRTYPECVRVLTELAANADDVDGWVMTKVLVDDLRVHGLARQLKQGQAEGAFGDFTPEVMAMSIAQAIDGVAAAYAADPALDVEKYGREVADAFVKATAP comes from the coding sequence ATGCAAGTAAACACCGACCTCATGGCCGAACTGGGGCTCAGCCCGGCCGAGGCCGCCCGCCGCGCGCAGATCATCGGCGCGACCATCGGCGTCCTCGCCGACCTCGGGTACCGCCGGACCACGTTCGCCAAGATCAAGGAGCGGGCCGGGCTCAGCAGCACCCGGCTCATCTCCTACCACTTCACGAACAAGGCCGGCCTGATGCAGGCCGTGCTCAGCACGGTCGTCGAGACGAAGAACGAGTACCTGGCCGAACGCACCGGCGGCGGCCTCGACCCCGCCGACCGGCCCGGCTACCTGCGGGCGCACATCGAGACGTCGATCGCGTTCCTGCGCACGTACCCGGAGTGCGTCCGGGTCCTGACGGAGCTGGCCGCCAACGCCGACGACGTCGACGGCTGGGTGATGACGAAGGTGCTGGTCGACGACCTGCGCGTGCACGGACTGGCCCGCCAGCTCAAACAGGGCCAGGCCGAGGGTGCCTTCGGCGACTTCACGCCCGAGGTGATGGCGATGTCCATCGCGCAGGCCATCGACGGCGTCGCCGCGGCCTACGCGGCCGACCCGGCGCTGGACGTGGAGAAGTACGGCCGCGAGGTGGCGGACGCGTTCGTCAAAGCGACGGCGCCGTGA
- the trxA gene encoding thioredoxin, translating to MSGVTEVTDSTFAEALGSDVPVLVEFWATWCGPCRMVGPVLAQLAAERAGELAVRKINADENPETTRSYQVMSLPTMILFRGGEPVETIVGAFPKARIEERLDRALTAPSL from the coding sequence ATGTCCGGAGTCACCGAAGTCACCGACTCGACCTTCGCCGAGGCCCTCGGCAGCGACGTCCCCGTGCTGGTCGAGTTCTGGGCCACCTGGTGCGGCCCGTGCCGGATGGTCGGGCCGGTGCTGGCGCAGCTGGCCGCCGAGCGCGCCGGGGAACTGGCCGTCCGCAAGATCAACGCGGACGAGAACCCGGAGACGACCCGGTCCTACCAGGTCATGTCGCTGCCGACGATGATCCTGTTCCGCGGCGGGGAGCCGGTCGAGACGATCGTCGGCGCGTTCCCGAAGGCCCGCATCGAAGAGCGGCTCGACCGGGCCCTCACGGCGCCGTCGCTTTGA
- a CDS encoding MerR family transcriptional regulator, whose product MRIGELAQRTGVTTRALRFYEDQGLLAARRSANGYREYDEDDLQLVKEIQTLQTVGLTLEETRPFVECLRSGHETGDSCANSIEVYRRKLEEADALLSRLGGIRAELAAKLAGALARQAPDPCVVPESPRP is encoded by the coding sequence ATGCGGATCGGAGAATTGGCGCAGCGCACGGGTGTCACCACCCGTGCGCTGCGTTTTTACGAGGACCAGGGCCTCCTCGCGGCCCGTCGCTCGGCGAACGGCTACCGCGAATACGACGAGGACGACCTCCAGCTGGTCAAGGAGATCCAGACCCTGCAGACGGTCGGGCTGACCCTCGAAGAAACCCGGCCGTTCGTCGAGTGCCTGCGCAGCGGTCACGAAACCGGCGACTCCTGCGCGAATTCGATCGAGGTCTACCGCCGCAAGCTCGAAGAAGCCGACGCGCTCTTGTCCCGCCTCGGCGGCATCCGCGCCGAGCTGGCCGCGAAGCTCGCCGGCGCGCTCGCCCGGCAGGCGCCCGATCCGTGTGTCGTGCCCGAATCCCCGCGTCCGTGA
- a CDS encoding bifunctional nuclease family protein, producing the protein MSEMRVVGVRVELPANQPILLLRETEGERYLPIWIGSVEATAIALEQQGVRPARPLTHDLLKEVIGALGRELEQVVITDLKEGTFFAELVFDGDIRVSARPSDSVALALRIGVPIHAVDAVLEEAGLIIPDEQEDEVEKFREFLDSVSPEDFRGADT; encoded by the coding sequence ATGAGCGAAATGCGCGTCGTCGGGGTGCGGGTCGAGCTGCCCGCGAATCAGCCGATCTTGTTGCTGCGGGAGACCGAGGGCGAACGGTACCTGCCGATCTGGATCGGCTCGGTCGAAGCCACCGCCATCGCTTTGGAGCAGCAGGGAGTCCGCCCGGCCCGTCCGCTCACGCATGACCTGCTGAAAGAGGTCATCGGAGCACTCGGCCGGGAACTCGAGCAGGTCGTGATCACCGACCTCAAGGAAGGCACGTTCTTCGCGGAGCTGGTCTTCGACGGCGACATCCGGGTGTCGGCCCGGCCGAGCGATTCGGTCGCACTGGCCCTGCGGATCGGCGTGCCCATCCACGCCGTGGACGCGGTGCTGGAAGAGGCGGGCCTGATCATCCCGGACGAGCAGGAGGACGAGGTCGAGAAGTTCCGCGAGTTCCTCGACTCCGTGTCGCCGGAAGACTTCCGCGGAGCGGACACCTGA
- a CDS encoding MerR family transcriptional regulator: MTAAGRPQRDGLSIGAVLAQLRGDFPDVTISKIRFLEAEGLVQPGRTPSGYRQFAAADVERLRFVLAAQRDHYLPLKVIKEQLDAADSGAEPAAALPRPPRRLVPIDAPAENVGLPVADDFTTGKELRLTQEELLEQAGIDAAALAELQQYGLVRPGPAGFFDPDAVLVARTVRAMTEFGIEPRHLRAFRAAADREVGLLEQIVTPVYRHRDPEAKSRADEVVRELAALSVTLHTLLVKAGIRGVAGC, from the coding sequence GTGACGGCGGCCGGACGGCCACAACGCGACGGGTTGAGCATCGGGGCCGTTCTCGCGCAGCTGCGCGGCGACTTCCCCGATGTCACCATCTCCAAGATCCGGTTCCTCGAAGCCGAAGGCCTGGTCCAGCCGGGCCGGACGCCTTCGGGGTACCGGCAGTTCGCCGCGGCGGACGTGGAGCGTCTCAGGTTCGTCCTGGCCGCCCAGCGGGACCACTACCTCCCGTTGAAGGTCATCAAGGAACAGCTGGACGCGGCGGACTCGGGTGCCGAGCCCGCCGCGGCCCTGCCCCGCCCGCCGCGCCGGCTGGTGCCGATCGACGCACCGGCCGAGAACGTCGGCTTGCCCGTGGCGGACGACTTCACCACGGGCAAGGAGCTGCGCCTGACCCAGGAGGAGCTCCTGGAGCAGGCCGGCATCGACGCGGCCGCGCTGGCCGAGCTGCAGCAGTACGGCCTGGTCCGGCCCGGTCCCGCCGGGTTCTTCGACCCGGACGCGGTGCTGGTCGCGCGGACGGTGCGGGCGATGACCGAATTCGGTATCGAGCCGAGACACCTGCGTGCCTTCCGCGCCGCGGCCGACCGCGAGGTCGGGTTGCTGGAGCAGATCGTGACCCCGGTGTACCGGCATCGTGACCCGGAGGCCAAATCGAGGGCCGACGAAGTGGTGCGCGAGCTGGCGGCACTGTCCGTGACGCTGCACACGCTCCTCGTCAAGGCCGGAATCCGTGGCGTCGCCGGGTGTTGA
- the garA gene encoding glycogen accumulation regulator GarA, with amino-acid sequence MSTNDGPGGVPPEQSPERTSVFRADFLAEVEGHEPAPAAEAPVQGVDALPAGSALLVVKRGPNAGSRFLLDRDTTSAGRHPDSDIFLDDVTVSRRHAEFRREGGEFVVIDVGSLNGTYVNREPVDQAVLAGGDEVQIGKFRLVFLTGPGHGGQGAQ; translated from the coding sequence GTGAGCACGAACGACGGGCCCGGCGGCGTTCCCCCGGAGCAGTCTCCGGAGCGGACCTCTGTCTTCCGGGCAGACTTCCTGGCCGAAGTCGAAGGCCACGAGCCCGCCCCCGCCGCGGAGGCGCCCGTCCAGGGTGTCGACGCCCTCCCGGCGGGTTCGGCGCTGCTGGTCGTGAAGCGCGGGCCCAACGCGGGTTCGCGGTTCCTGCTCGACCGCGACACCACCAGCGCCGGGCGGCACCCGGACAGCGACATCTTCCTGGACGACGTCACGGTCTCCCGCCGGCACGCCGAGTTCCGGCGTGAGGGCGGCGAGTTCGTCGTCATCGACGTCGGCAGCCTCAACGGCACCTACGTCAACCGCGAGCCGGTCGACCAGGCCGTCCTCGCCGGCGGCGACGAGGTCCAGATCGGGAAGTTCCGCCTGGTCTTCCTGACCGGCCCGGGGCACGGGGGCCAGGGGGCGCAGTGA